In Notolabrus celidotus isolate fNotCel1 chromosome 8, fNotCel1.pri, whole genome shotgun sequence, a genomic segment contains:
- the LOC117817651 gene encoding uncharacterized protein LOC117817651 produces MTKWCTVGENYETKTVDVGEDVTLFCPRKTSDGTHLLWFRLVSGDLPEFLGGTHTFDYDDVNITSKTPCCTAKQEPGTFILILSKTQLSHTGLYFCVNQNQLKVTLLKGVFLRVKDPGPDITTVIQDISPDPARPWDSKTLQCSVFSNPDNKTCPGKRAFWFRAGSDESRPSIIYTHGKRSDGCEESSEAPSLQKCIYSFSKTFSSSDVGTYYCAVAACGEILFGNGTKLNTEGNNMLMTNTPLCLLSAALAICLIVIAFLVYTIKTKSSFNTAADLHRNAETASSGQQRQQRDESLLVYAAPPFSKKKKKKKKNSNGERRHVKRAEEETIYSGVRTVVTN; encoded by the exons ATGACCAAAT gGTGCACAGTTGGTGAGAACTATGAGACAAAGACTGTCGATGTTGGAGAAGATGTGACTTTATTTTGTCCTCGCAAGACCTCTGATGGAACGCATTTACTTTGGTTCAGGCTTGTTTCTGGAGATTTGCCTGAATTTTTGGGAGGAACTCATACCTTTGATTATGATGATGTTAATATAACGAGTAAAACTCCTTGCTGCACAGCAAAACAAGAGCCTGGAACATTCATCCTGATTCTCAGTAAAACACAGCTCAGCCATACTGGACTTTACTTTTGTGTTAATCAAAATCAACTTAAAGTTACACTTTTAAAGGGAGTGTTTCTGAGAGttaaag ACCCAGGACCTGACATCACCACAGTCATTCAAGACATTTCACCTGATCCAGCCCGCCCATGGGACTCAAAGACTCTGCAGTGTTCAGTCTTCAGCAACCCTGACAACAAAACCTGTCCAGGAAAACGAGCATTCTGGTTCAGAGCAGGATCAGATGAATCCCGTCCCAGCATCATTTACACTCATGGAAAGAGAAGTGATGGATGTGAGGAGAGCTCTGAGGCTCCCTCTCTGCAGAAATGTATCTACAGCTTCTCTAAGAccttcagctcctctgatgtCGGGACGTATTACTGTGCTGTGGCTGCATGTGGGGAGATATTGTTTGGAAATGGAACAAAGCTCAACACTGAAG GGAACAACATGCTGATGACGAACACACCTCTGTGTCTGCTCTCAGCTGCTTTGGCTATCTGTCTGATTGTTATagccttcctggtttataccATCAAGACAAAATCTTCTTTTAACA CTGCTGCTGATCTGCACAGAAATGCTGAAACAGCCAGCTCTGGTCAGCAAAGACAGCAG AGAGATGAGAGCTTACTGGTTTATGCTGCACCACCATTttctaagaagaagaagaagaagaagaaaaacagcaacGGTGAGAGAAGACACGTGaaaagagcagaggaagagacgATCTACAGCGGTGTCAGAACTGTTGTGACCAACTAA
- the LOC117818037 gene encoding uncharacterized protein LOC117818037, producing MLVVWLILILLREGYTEPLVTTVQLGEPATLTCASPDMLNGKVFWYKQRAGETLSLIVRLQKHIYPVFGEEFSASRFEVNIYESTSNLTILRTVEDDEGMYHCAVSEWIKVTWSGTYLSLKGNTQRTSNLTVVQWPSVSDPVRLGDSVTLQCSVLSDSESDMCPGDNSVYWFKSGSDQSHPNIIYTDENRRDECERRSDAQKSCVYHLSKNFSSSDAGTYYCAVATCGQILFGDGSKLQIEQTASPELIGLVIAVLFLFISVTVNIVFICFQNPRAECEPHKAAVELHRISGGQINQQTDEDTQVYSAVVFTVRKAGSGTVKDTISVEEKRICAALKAFRLN from the exons ATGCTGGTGGTTTGGCTCATACTGATTCTCCTCCGAGAGGGAT atACAGAGCCTCTTGTGACCACAGTCCAGCTGGGTGAACCTGCGACATTGACATGTGCTTCTCCTGATATGTTGAACGGTAAAGTCTTCTGGTACAAGCAGCGTGCAGGGGAAACTCTGTCATTAATCgtgaggctgcagaaacacatatATCCTGTGTTTGGAGAAGAGTTTTCTGCCTCCAGATTTGAAGTGAACATTTACGAGAGTACGAGTAATCTGACCATTTTGAGGACCGTGGAAGACGATGAGGGGATGTATCACTGTGCAGTCTCAGAGTGGATCAAGGTTACTTGGAGTGGAACGTATTTGTCATTGAAAG GGAACACTCAGAGGACATCAAACTTGACTGTTGTTCAGTGGCCATCAGTCTCAGATCCAGTCCGCCTAGGagactcagtgactctgcagtGTTCagtcctctctgactctgagagTGACATGTGTCCAGGAGACAACAGTGTGTACTGGTTCAAATCTGGATCAGATCAATCTCATCCAAACATCATCTACACTGATGAAAACAGGCGTGATGAATGTGAAAGAAGATCTGACGCTCAGAAAAGCTGTGTTTATCACCTCTCTAAGAacttcagctcctctgatgctGGGACTTACTACTGTGCTGTGGCCACATGTGGACAGATCTTATTTGGAGATGGATCAAAACTGCAGATTG AGCAAACAGCAAGTCCTGAGTTAATCGGCCTGGTGATAGCAGTACTCTTCTTGTTCATTTCTGTGACTGTTAATATTGTTTTCATCTGCTTCCAAAATCCAAGAGCAGAATGTGAACCACATAAAG CTGCTGTTGAGCTGCATAGAATCAGTGGAGGTCAAATAAATCAACAG ACGGATGAGGACACACAGGTTTACTCTGCTGTTGTCTTCACTGTGAGGAAAGCTGGCAGTGGGACTGTAAAGGACACAATATCAGTGGAGGAAAAGAGGATCTGTGCAGCTTTAAAGGCTTTTAGGTTGAACTAG